A genomic segment from Nodularia sphaerocarpa UHCC 0038 encodes:
- a CDS encoding substrate-binding domain-containing protein: MSQQDLASLANVTRQTISGVESGQYAPSTTIALRLAKALGCQVEDLFWLEQDLPEIAAVPAYNVPLGQRLRLILAQVGNQWIAHPLIGQNAFRTEMIPADGEGDRLPGTNTMVVKLLDDPGNLHSTVILAGCAPALSLWARAAERWHPNLRVHWTLDNSMTALHRLRRGEVHFAGMHLYDPQTGEYNTPFVREVLKDTAAVLINLGVWEEGMLTQPNNPLGLKTIADLAQTGVTIVNRETGSGSRQVLERSLQDASIPFTSVKGFEQIVNGHLEVAQAVAIGKVSSGISTASVAAAFGLGFIPLQQSRYDLVVLKPYLDEAPVQKLLGTLGHRRVLSQLEAIGGYNTSQTGEVVATIEPQ; the protein is encoded by the coding sequence ATGAGTCAGCAAGATTTGGCTAGCTTGGCTAATGTTACCCGGCAAACGATTAGCGGTGTCGAGTCGGGACAATATGCACCATCAACTACTATAGCCCTGCGCTTGGCGAAAGCCTTGGGTTGTCAAGTGGAAGATTTATTTTGGTTAGAGCAGGATTTACCAGAAATAGCAGCCGTTCCCGCCTATAATGTGCCATTAGGTCAGCGTCTGCGGCTGATTTTGGCTCAAGTTGGTAATCAATGGATTGCTCATCCCTTAATTGGTCAAAATGCTTTTCGTACAGAGATGATACCAGCTGATGGCGAAGGCGATCGCCTACCCGGTACAAATACAATGGTCGTCAAGTTACTAGATGACCCCGGAAATCTGCATTCCACAGTGATATTAGCAGGTTGTGCGCCAGCTTTATCCTTATGGGCGCGGGCTGCTGAACGTTGGCATCCCAATCTCAGAGTACACTGGACATTAGATAACAGTATGACGGCATTGCATCGACTGCGCCGGGGAGAAGTTCACTTTGCAGGAATGCATCTGTATGACCCCCAAACTGGAGAATATAATACTCCCTTTGTGCGTGAGGTTCTCAAAGATACGGCGGCTGTATTAATTAACCTCGGCGTTTGGGAAGAGGGAATGCTGACACAGCCAAATAATCCACTGGGATTAAAAACTATTGCAGACTTAGCCCAAACAGGTGTCACCATTGTTAACCGCGAAACAGGTTCAGGGAGTCGCCAAGTATTAGAGCGATCGCTCCAAGATGCAAGTATACCATTTACATCTGTCAAAGGATTTGAGCAAATTGTCAACGGACATCTAGAAGTAGCCCAAGCAGTAGCCATCGGCAAAGTTTCATCCGGTATCAGCACTGCATCTGTAGCCGCCGCCTTCGGGTTAGGATTCATCCCCTTACAACAATCACGATATGATTTAGTAGTTCTCAAGCCATATCTAGATGAAGCCCCCGTACAAAAACTACTTGGCACATTAGGACATCGGCGAGTACTCTCACAGCTAGAGGCCATCGGGGGTTATAATACCAGTCAAACTGGGGAAGTAGTCGCCACAATTGAGCCTCAATAA